In the Raineyella fluvialis genome, CACTCACCGCGATCACCTTCTACACGCCCGCCGAACAGCGCCCCCGGCTCACCCGGGACCTGGAGGTCGGGCTCGCCCACCTCGTCGCCGGCGCGGAGCGGGGCTCGGACCCCCAGCTCACCTTCGTCCGGACCCTGGCCGCCTCGGCCACCAGTGACGCGGCCGCCGAGGTGGTCCGGGCCTGGTTCGCCGGCGAGGAGCCGGTCCCCGGCCTGGAGATCGACACCGATCTGCGCTGGCACCTGCTCACCCAACTCGCGCGTCTCGGCGTGGTGGGCACCGCGGAGATCGACGCGGAACTCGAGCGGGACCGCACGATCAGCGGCGAGCAGAATGCCGCCGCCGCGCGGGCGGCGCTGCCGGACGCGACCGACAAGGCCGAGGCGTGGCGTCTCGCCACCGCCGCCGACATCCCGAACGAGACGCAGCGCAGCATCTGCCTGTCCTTCTGGCGCCCCGGGCAGGAGGAGCTCCTGCGTCCGTACGCCGAGCGGTTCCTCGACGTCATCGAGCTGATGGGCGCCGGCTCGGCCGGTTGGGACAAGAAGGGCATCGCCCTGCGCGAGAACGTGCTCAAGCACCTCTTCCCCTCCCTGATCGCTGATGAGGCGTTCCTGGCCCGGCTGGACGCCTTCCTCGCTGAGCACGAACTGACGACGCCGATCCGCCGGTCCTTGTCGGAGTCCCGCGACGACGCGCTGCGAGCGCTGCACGCCCAGTCGGTGGCCCGTGCCCACCTGGCCACCCGGCAGCCCCACGAGGAACCCTCGCAGCTCGCCATCGGGGAGGAGCCGGGCGACGGATCGGGGGCTCCGGCGGAGGACGTCCCGGCCATCGGCGAGGAATCGACCACCATCGCTGGGCTCCCCCGCGGTGCCGCGGGGGAAGGAGACGGGACCCCGGAGCCCGAGGTCGACGACGATCCCACCAACCAGAACCTGCGCCCGATCACCGAGCCGATCAACAGCGAGGACTGACCGCCGTGCCCTCGCTCGACCGGGTCGTCGCCACGTTGGAGTCGTGGTACCCCCCGGCGACGGCCGAGTCCTGGGACAGTGTGGGGCTTGTCGTGGGCGACCGCAGCCGCCCGGTCACGCGCATCCTGTGCACCGTCGACGTCACCCTGCCCGTCGTCGAGCAGGCGATCAGCACCGGCGCCGATCTGATCGTCGCGCACCACCCCCTGCTGCTGCGCGGCGTCCACCAGGTCACCGCCGACGACCCCAAAGGGGCGATGGTGCTCCGCCTGGCCGAGCACCGGATCGGGCTGTGGGCCGGACACACCAACGCGGACATCGCGCCGGGCGGGGTGGGCGAGGCCCTGGCCGAGGCACTCGGCCTGGTCGACCTGCGCCCGATGGTGGACCGCCCAGCGCGAGGACTCGACAACCTGGTGACGTTCGTGCCACCCGATCACCTCGAGGCGCTCGTCGCCGCCCTCTCCGCCGCCGGTGCCGGGCACGTCGGAACGTACGACTCCTGTCACTTCGCCGCGCCGGGCATGGGATCGTTCCGGCCGCTGGAGGGTTCCTCGCCGTTCATCGGCAGCGTCGGGGAGGTCGAGCACGTACCGGAGATGCGCCTGGAGATGGTGCTGCCCCGGTCACGGCGTGCGGACGTGATCACCGCCCTGCTGGGGGCCCATCCGTACGAGACACCGGCCTGGCACATCGTCGAGACCGCGCCGGGGCTGGCCACGTCGGGCCTCGGCCGCGTCGGCGTCCTGGCGCGGGAGATGTCGCTGGCGCTGTTCGGACAGCAGGTCGCCGACGCGATCCCGGCCACCGCCGGCGGGGTGAGGATCGGCGGCGATCCGCAGCGGACGATCCGCCGGGTGGCGGTGCTCGCGGGAGCCGGGGATTCGCTGCTGGAGGAGGCCCGGGGACTGGGTGTCGACTGCTACGTGACGTCAGACCTGCGCCACCACCCGGCCGGGGAGTTCCTGGAACGTACGCAGCTGGACCCGCATGCACCGGCGCTGGTCGACATCAGTCACTGGGCGGCGGAGTGGACCTGGCTGCCGGTGCTGGCCGAGAGGCTGCGGGGCGCGTTCGACGACGTCGGCGTCGAGGTCAGCACGCTGGTCACCGACCCCTGGTCGGCGACCTTCCATGCCGGGGGCTGAGGACCGAGGGCCGATTCAGCGGTCGACGCTCGGCCGCAGGTGCTGACTGGCCTGGGAGCGCGCCGCCTCCCCGAGCTGGATGATGCCGCCCACCAGGCCGCCGGCGAGATCCCCCGCAGCGAAGCTGGAGGCCATCGTGGCGGTGGCGAAGGCGCACGAGGAGTCGGCCAGGGTGCGTGCCGCCCGGACGCCGGTCACCACCGACACCTCATGGAGCTGCGGGTCGACGTACACGAGAACGGCGCGGTCCCGGTCGGCCAGGGTGGCGTGCAGAGCGCGGGCGCGCCCGTCGACGCCACCCTCGGCCCCGTGCTCGGCGAGGTAGGCGACGAAGGTGTACCCGGAGATCTCCTCGGCCTGCTGGATGGCCCAGGCCACCCGCTTGACGTCACTCGGGGAGAGTCGGTCACCAATGAGCATGGCTACCGCCGGCGCCTTCCTCGGTGTCGGACCCGCTCGTCACCGCGGGGGTCTGCCGTCCGGAGCCGCCGATCATCAGCGGCTCGGTCGGCGGATGGAGGGAGCGATCCTCCTTGCCGATCATCGAGGCCAACTGGATGACCGCGATCACGATGAAGACGGCGGCCGGCAGGAAGAGGATCCAGACCAGCTCGTGCACCAAGGGGACGGCAGGGGCCTGCGGCCAGCCGGGGAGGTTGTCCAACGGGACGAGTCCGGCCGTCAGGGGGGCGATCACAGTCACGAGGTCACTCACGTAATCTAACGTACTGCAGTCGGTGGTCCCGCGGGTGATGCCGATCCAGATCGGCACCCGTGCGGAACCCGCACATGACGATGACGCCCGGAGATGGGTGGGGACGGAGGAGCCGGTGGCTGCGGAGGAACGTACGGAGGCCCCTCCGCGGGTGGTGATGGACGCGGACGAGATCTCCCGAGCCATCATCCGGATGGCGCACCAGGTGCTGGAGAACGACCACGACGTTCCGCGCCTGATCGTGGTGGGCCTGCCCACCCGCGGTGTCCCGCTCGCCCGGCGTCTCGCCGCCGCGATGGAGGACATCGAGGGCCACACCGTGCCCATCGGTGAACTGGACGTCACCTTCTACCGTGACGACCTCCGCCGCCAGCCCACACGCTCCATCGGCCCCACCCGGATGCCGGGCCCGATCGACGACGCGGTCGTCATCCTCGTCGACGACGTGCTCTATTCGGGCCGTACGGTGTCCGCCGCCCTCGAGGCCCTGAAGGACATCGGGCGACCCCGGGCCGTACGGCTCGCCGTCCTGGTCGACCGTGGCCACCGCGAGCTGCCGATCCGGGCCGACGTCGTCGGCAAGGAACTCGCGACCGCCTCCGACGAAAGGGTCGGCGTCCAACTGGAGGAGACCGACGGCGTCACCCGAGTGACCATCTCCCGGCTGCGCAGGGCTCCTGACCCGCTCCCCTGACCGCCCGGTCCCGAACGCCCGGTCCTGAGGGCCGGGTGCACGCCTCGTCCCGTCCGGATCGCCGCCGGGCGCGCGCCGTGGTGATAGCGTGCTCTACCACCTGCTCGGCGGTGGCACGCCCGCCTCTCGCGGCGACTCGACCCTGTCGGCTCAGCCGGCGGACAGGAAGGACCCGACCCACATGACTGTCACGGCACTCAGCGCCAGTGTCCCGGCCCAGCTGCTCATCACCGGGGTGACCCTCCCCGACGGATCCACCGCGGACGTGTACGTGGACGGCCCGGTCTTCGGTGACCCCTCCTCGGCGCCGGCCGACGTGGCACGACTGGACGGTTCCGGACTGATCGCCCTGCCCGGGCTGGTCGACCCCCACGTCCACCTGCGCGAGCCGGGCCGCGAGGACGCCGAGACCATCCGCACCGGCACCGCGGCGGCCGCCCGGGGCGGGTTCACCGCCGTCCAGGCGATGGCGAACACCTCCCCGGTGACCGACACCGCCGAGCTCGCCTGTGCGATGGCCGCGACCGCCGCGGAGCACGCCGCCTGCGTCGTGATCCCCTGTGGTGCGATCACCCAACGGCTGGCCGGTGAGCACCTCGCCGAGCTCGAACCGATCCACCGGGCGGCCGGCACGATGTGCTTCTCCGACGACGGGAAGTGCGTCGCGGACTCCCAGCTCATGCGCGAGGCCTTCGAAGAGGTCCGGGCCTTCGACGGGGTGCTGGCCCAGCACGCCCAGGATCCGCGGCTGGCCGGCCCTGACGCCTGCTGTCACGAGGGTGAACTCTCCGCCCGGCTCGGGCTTCCTGGCTGGACGACGGCTGCCGAGTCGGCGATCGTCGCCCGTGACGTCGAACTCGCCGCTCTCACCGGAGCCCGCTACCACGTCTGCCATGTCTCCGCTCAGCCGACCCTGGACGTGATTCGCGCGGCCAAGGCCCGCGGCGTACGGATCACGGCCGAGGCCACGCCGCACCATCTGCTGCTGACGACCGACCTGCTCGCCGACCTCGACACCACGTTCAAGGTCAACCCGCCGCTGCGGCCGGCCGAGCATGTCGAGGCCCTGCGGGCCGCGGTGGCCGACGGCACGGTCGACATGATCGGCACCGACCATGCCCCGCACGCACCCCAGGACAAGGCCAAGGCCTTCGTCGCCGCCAGCCCTGGGATGGTGGGTCTCGAGCAGTCCCTGGCCGTCGTGATCGACACGCTGGTCCGCCCGGGCCGGCTGGACTGGGCCGGGGTCGCCGACCGGATGGCGCACTCCCCGGCCGCCCTGCTCGGTCTGACGGACCAGGGCCGCCCGGTCGCCCCCGGCGAGCCCGCGAACCTCTGCCTGGTCGATCCCGAGGCCCGCCACGCCGTCGATCCGACGGACACGGAGTCGCGCTCCCGCAACAACCCCTACGCCGGCCGCGATCTGCCCGACCCCGTACGCCTCACCGTGTGCCTCGGGCACGTCACCTACCGCCGCTGACCCTGAAGGGATCCCGATGAGCGAGAACGCCACCCCCGAGAACGAGTCCGTTCCCCAGCAGTCCGCTCCCGAGCCGCCGCAGGACACCCGCACCCCGTACGAACGCATGGGCGGCGCGGAAACCTTCCGGGCGATCGTGCACCGCTTCTACGAGAACGTCCGCACGACCCCCGATCTGCACGCCATGTACCCGGAGGAGGATCTCGGCCCGGCGGAGGACCGGCTGAGGATGTTCCTCGAACAGTACTGGGGTGGCCCCGGCACGTACTCCGAGCAGCGAGGCCACCCGCGCCTGCGGATGCGCCACACCCCGTTCAAGGTGACCCCGACCCAGCGGGACAACTGGTTGGAGTGCATGCACGACGCCGTCGGCTCGGTCGAGATGGACAAGGCGGCCCGCGACGAGCTGTGGAACTACCTGGTCCGCGCCGCCGACTCGATGATCAACGCCTTCGAA is a window encoding:
- a CDS encoding dihydroorotase, encoding MTVTALSASVPAQLLITGVTLPDGSTADVYVDGPVFGDPSSAPADVARLDGSGLIALPGLVDPHVHLREPGREDAETIRTGTAAAARGGFTAVQAMANTSPVTDTAELACAMAATAAEHAACVVIPCGAITQRLAGEHLAELEPIHRAAGTMCFSDDGKCVADSQLMREAFEEVRAFDGVLAQHAQDPRLAGPDACCHEGELSARLGLPGWTTAAESAIVARDVELAALTGARYHVCHVSAQPTLDVIRAAKARGVRITAEATPHHLLLTTDLLADLDTTFKVNPPLRPAEHVEALRAAVADGTVDMIGTDHAPHAPQDKAKAFVAASPGMVGLEQSLAVVIDTLVRPGRLDWAGVADRMAHSPAALLGLTDQGRPVAPGEPANLCLVDPEARHAVDPTDTESRSRNNPYAGRDLPDPVRLTVCLGHVTYRR
- a CDS encoding DUF5130 family protein, translated to MLIGDRLSPSDVKRVAWAIQQAEEISGYTFVAYLAEHGAEGGVDGRARALHATLADRDRAVLVYVDPQLHEVSVVTGVRAARTLADSSCAFATATMASSFAAGDLAGGLVGGIIQLGEAARSQASQHLRPSVDR
- a CDS encoding Nif3-like dinuclear metal center hexameric protein codes for the protein MPSLDRVVATLESWYPPATAESWDSVGLVVGDRSRPVTRILCTVDVTLPVVEQAISTGADLIVAHHPLLLRGVHQVTADDPKGAMVLRLAEHRIGLWAGHTNADIAPGGVGEALAEALGLVDLRPMVDRPARGLDNLVTFVPPDHLEALVAALSAAGAGHVGTYDSCHFAAPGMGSFRPLEGSSPFIGSVGEVEHVPEMRLEMVLPRSRRADVITALLGAHPYETPAWHIVETAPGLATSGLGRVGVLAREMSLALFGQQVADAIPATAGGVRIGGDPQRTIRRVAVLAGAGDSLLEEARGLGVDCYVTSDLRHHPAGEFLERTQLDPHAPALVDISHWAAEWTWLPVLAERLRGAFDDVGVEVSTLVTDPWSATFHAGG
- the pyrR gene encoding bifunctional pyr operon transcriptional regulator/uracil phosphoribosyltransferase PyrR, yielding MAAEERTEAPPRVVMDADEISRAIIRMAHQVLENDHDVPRLIVVGLPTRGVPLARRLAAAMEDIEGHTVPIGELDVTFYRDDLRRQPTRSIGPTRMPGPIDDAVVILVDDVLYSGRTVSAALEALKDIGRPRAVRLAVLVDRGHRELPIRADVVGKELATASDERVGVQLEETDGVTRVTISRLRRAPDPLP
- a CDS encoding globin; translated protein: MSENATPENESVPQQSAPEPPQDTRTPYERMGGAETFRAIVHRFYENVRTTPDLHAMYPEEDLGPAEDRLRMFLEQYWGGPGTYSEQRGHPRLRMRHTPFKVTPTQRDNWLECMHDAVGSVEMDKAARDELWNYLVRAADSMINAFEGEDMTPPQGRNLL